The DNA segment GGACATATCTACACCTTTTGCTAGAACCTGCTTATTAcaatcatcatttatttatttagcaaGTGATTTATAGAATAATTTAAAGCCCAACAATTAAAAAGTGTGAAAAAAATATCGTCTTTCAAAAAAGCAGTAGCACCAGTGGTAAATAAAGTTCCATATTATTTTTCCTGtggaaaaaaccccagaaaatatattacatacaagaTTACGACATGGCTGTAGCCCTTTAAATGCCGATTTGTATAGATGTAGACCCTTCGTGTAACTGTGGATACagattagaaaacaatatccattttttctttcaatgtaaaaaatattaacaaagaCAGATTCTATGTAATTCCTTACAGCATTTTCAACCAATAGATGTTATATGGTCGAAGCACATTAAGCGAtgctaataataaagaaatatttacttatgttcaaacatatattaaaaaaactcatcgttttgattaataaagtattatttaaattaccacaaggattatttgtaaatgtgatagcAAGTTTAAttgtactatttgtgtaatcttttccatcatttttttttgctttctttctttctttccttcacattcttttgtatataatacatttccttccactggttatccttgaatgtatacatgtagtttatatttacagctatgtaatataggtcgccaagtatattgtatgaatatagaagagggcctcgtaagttgtcaaacttgtgcccaattcttttgttctttgtacaataaaatatgtttgcaaaaaAGGGAGTGGGTGgaactttttttaaaaggcaCCTACATATACATCATTCCATGTATTTTACAGTATAACATGTACTCAGTTTtacaagtacacacacacatacatatgtgaCCATCTGCCCAAGAAACACCAATTAGACCAAAATAGTTCACATTCATTATGTTTATCTGTTGAACATTGGCTTTCCATGGCCCTTAAGTCTAGAAGAAGGCACTGCATTCCACCCAGCACCCTCCTACTGTATCCACCCCTGACTAATGCTTCACTCTTTTCACATGATGGGGAAACCAGAAAACACTGTCAATTAATCATGTATCATCTTCATCTTCGTCATCAAACGATAAAAGATTTGAGTTCCTCACTTCTTTCACCAAAGATTTTTTatcctttttttcttccttttttgcTTTTTTGGCCGAACTTACAGACAGTTCAGATGTCTTCTCAGCATCCCCATCtctttttgttggttttgtgaACAGAATCTTTCCATCTTTTGGTTTTGTAGAGTCagctgtaaaacaaatttaattcatttgttataaaatacaatttctCCAGGTCAATTCCAATTAATATTTTGTGGACTTAAATAATATGAAAATGGCAactgtatttcataattatttaacaaaatgtgcACCTACTTTTAATGAAAACCTGAATATATGCATAAATTTAAACCTTAAGTACATTGCATgaaccatatttagatattaatATTGCATGAGTTCTCTCCCTTCATTAAAATGtggtaaaaatgtttttacccaattaaacttctctgccttaaaaactataattaaaaaaaagctggaaattgaaaaatgtatcttatgaagatttcaagacaaaatgggagcagtggtataatttatttcaaacatcctaaaagtttattaaaactatcaaatattgagatatatttatttctaaaataccttcTTCGCACTTTATACTCCTTCACACACCTTTTTATAATACTTTCTGTTATCAATACTAATTCTGTACATAACATCTTTTcctttttcagtttttttccTTCTTGGCCCCAgataatagtaatttaaaaaaatcaacaataaagacaaataaaacaaaaacaaaacaaaacattaacaacaacaatatacataaagTGTGTGGATTATATTtattcgtgtgtatatattttgccatttatatgtatatatatataaaactgtgtacatcatatgaaattttaaaaatattgtgagaGTGAgatcagggcaccccaaccctgacactgccattttatattctgcagggtacaatttgtttttaatgtctaACATGCAtagattatattttatattttatattttaattatggttatatggtgtcagactgTGGTTAAAGGCGCTCTGTCATGTTATGGTTATGTTATGAGTTAGGTGTAGGGTTTGGGTtatgaaaatcatacagtaaaaataaagagtcattaactttgtcaaaaggttaacttaaaatatttaaatctgtaataaaatttgggtatggcgccatacccattttaccctgctACAGTATATGAATAGCATAATATTGCCCCTgcagtattataataataataataatatatgaatgaatgaatgaatgaatacatataaatcaataaaattatcagctgctgagaGATTAtctgacaaataaaataaatacacaccaactacggacagtacacaaactaacagcaGGGGCTTGTAACTGAAAGCAGTCGGAAGGAAACGTGTTATCTGTTTTCAAACCGTCAATGTGccattattgttacagataagcataattaataactatgatTCGGTAACAGTACTAACAGTTTAGCTAGTTTCGCAGATCGGTACGGTTAGTGACTTAAATATGGCGGCATTCTcagaagtattattattattattattttaaattatatattagccacGAACTGTATTACATATAGCAGGCCGTTTAGTTGTAACAACTGGAAGCAAATTGCTAGTGCGTCACCAACTACACTCGAAGTGGTGACCAATCACAATTCGTATATTAACGAtatatcagtgttcgagattaatggtatcccgatatcccggggataccagaatttaattttggataccagacttcaagaacccagtatcccacagggataccatataatactaaattctcaggtgggataccagattttgaaatctcgaacactgtatataatggttatatatataaaattcgaAGGTACTTTACACAGCTGtcatatatatagcctcatcaataCTCGGTTTTGTCGTACATTTTAGACTCATGATAAAAGagttccaatttttaaaaataaagctgCTCACAGGTTGTCATGGGATTCCCTCAATCGtggtttaattaaaatgttttgggtgatacaatagcgaggtttggtattccaaattaatgtaattgtcatttagagaaataaggcccactaaatctgtgACATAATGAGAGGAAAGCCACAATGggatactcttctttttttttaatgaatagcagcaagggatcgtttatatgctgcatcccacagacaggatagtacatgccatagcctttgttaccctagttgtggaacactggttggaacaagaattagcccaatgggcccactgacagggatcgatcctagatggaccgcacatcaggcaaatgctttaccatCAGGCTATGCCCTGCCTCTGGTTCTtaaaaacgacaccactagagcacattaattaactatcattggctattgcatgtcaaacatttgataattcagacacgtagtcatcagaggaaactcgctacatttttcctaatgcagcaagggatcttttatatgcaccataccaccaacaggatagcacataccacagcctttgatataccagttgtggtgcactgcccTTGTACTTAAAAATTGGGAAGCGTGATGAGGTGCTGTGGGTTGTTTGTATGAGAAGAGACCGGAAAACCTGCAACTGCCACATAAACTACTTCAactgataaagcagcaaggcaccttttatatatatgcacttcccccataggcctttgatataccagtcatggaacatggttggaatgggaaaatccTGACTTTATCTGGAGCAACTGACCCGACAACCCATCATACCTTGACAGCCAAATGTTCTACTATTGAGCTACACCAGACTCCAGACAAAAGAGGAATCCTACAgtgtacacaaacacaccttGAGTTTTCTTAGTTTCTTCCAGTTCTTCCAGTTTGTCTACTTCTTCAGCGGTTAAATCACCTTCTTTAAGTACAACTACTACAGGTTTCTCATCATCATGGCTGTCTTGGTCCTCACCTTCCTCATCAGATTCTAGTCGCTGCCGCTGAAACAAATTTGTAAGAAATGTATTATATGGATGGTTTGGTTCCAAAATACAGCAAGAAAATACTTTAAATGTTTCTTAGTCTtacaagccttgaaataaaaaaaaatggtgtgcttgacacaatgtcctgcaccaatcaatttgtgcctgacataaaagaaattgtacctgtcacaaaacattgtaaataaaaatgaaataaattatgttttatgttgtttaataattgatatatttaattactaaataaccAATGCAGTAATTAAGGCAACAGTCACCAAATGgtgacatttattattgttatgtacttACTAGTCTATGATGCATTAATATATGTcctctggtaaagctgtatcctaaccggccgcgagctaTAATTTTAGAAATGGATTTCAATTGTCATATCCTAACCGCACGTGTGTCATCAgtgtcttgtttgtggtaatattctatatttttggttgCCGAGTGATCTTTAGCATTTGATACACACAGATTTGTGGACCCTTTGATCCACGCGTCTGAAAAATTGTGATTATACTGCAtttctttttgaaaatgtttgcaGAGCGAGCACGTCATAAGTGTAACCTCGCCTTTGGTATTTCCACAAAGAGgcatttgttttaactaaagCCTCCTTTTGCCATTTTTATTCAGTGCTAGATTTTAAGATACTACTCTGCGGGATATTCGTTTGGGAATTTTTGGGGCACAATTTTATCGGCGGCTGCCCGCCGCGGATACCAGGAACAGGAACAGTTGATTTGTCATTATCGGTACCTGTCTGTTCTTTTACAGCAAAGACTgaagttattttgttcaacatcctTTAATTGTTAACCACAAGGCAATTTGAATTGCAAACTTTAAACGAAAACGCCACAGGATGTATACGCTAAGTACGAAAGGTCAATTACTAATATGCGTGACATCACTTTTTACAATGTAAGTTCCCGCAAAATAGAGACTATGAAAAATCCTACTAAACAGGTACGCGGACTGTAGATAAACTTCGTCTTGGACTGTCAAGTGCCCTGCGAATTGGTTCGAATCCCACTGGTacacatttgtgttttttcatttgtaatcaatatttttttaatcggtGCATTAAGTGTATTCGACTCCAAAACAGCCGGCTTTTACTACAACTCGAGCTTCGGACATGATGACCGGGGCGATCGACATTGTTACTGACAAGTTACAAATTTGTACCAGACAATGGCCGTGACCGGCCGCTTATTTCAAGGCGTGGTCTTACATGTACCTGTTTCTCTATCAGTGCATGCAGATGTAGTACATCAGGGGCCTTTTCCACAAAACtttgtaagtttacgtctgcgactagcagttatactgggCATACATTtccaagtgtttggcatctattttacacagaaaattacattattacagaagatggagcattttaaggacaaaataaaatgaaatatgtgtacctttaactatatttgttgtgctataatattaataaaaactgtggtttagtcgtagatttatgtttacgtgcaaaactaggcttatgatgtttagtgaaattgggcccacGACTTTACAAAGCCGAGGCAATAAATTGTAACACTGTccaaaataaacatgtattcaTTATACACATGGAcacattaagtacaaacatgctgacctcaaaagaTTTCACCTTAAAACTACTCGAATGTTAAGCTTGAATTAGATTAAAATCAGTGTGCAATTGTGGTTGAAAACATTTAAGTGTCATACGGTCTCCCTGTTAGCAAACCTTTAGAGTCCAccaccaacccagcgagccTTGCCGTGCATCTCCAGTAGATTGAACCCAAGCACCTGGCCCCAAAAAGCTCTGCTAGGAGAGGTCAGGACCACCATCCCTGGCATCACTGTGAAGAAAGACCAGAGTGACATTGTGCTGAAGGCTCTGACCATGGAGGAGATAGACAAACGCTACCCTGCAACAACCTGGACCCACATCTTCACTGATGGATCTGCAGAAAATGCCACACGAAATGGAGGATGTGGCGTCTACATCAAGAGACCAGGATTGCCTCCCGTTTCTCTGTCAAAACCAGGTGGAAGTCTGTGCCCCAACTATAAAGCTGAACTCCTGGCACTCTACAAGGTTACAGAGACTCTGAAACTGTGGGAAAGAAAACCCAAGAAAGCAGTCTTCTTctcacagtgtttctgccagcaGGGtaaaagggtaaaattatgtacccaaAAATAATTCtagggtaaaattacataccggTACTCAAAATAAATCCTTTTTTTATCCTTTTTTTTGGCACCATACAGTCCATATCAGTCTCATACTTTGGGGTTTTAAGTCTTCAACAAAGACTTGGAGAAAAACTATGCCCTTTGTTGAAATAACACATTCTCTTGAACAAAAATAGAAAGTGAAAAGAAGTCCATCTAAGCAATTCAATTATGTACAAACAGAAACACtttctaaaatttaaaaaatatgggactgtcactgtgtgtgtgtgtgtgtgtgtgtgtgtgtgtgtgtatgtgtgtatgtgtgtcaaaGCATTGCCATGGAATTCAGTTAAACCTAGCATTAATAGATAGGACCAAGTCACCAATTCCAAATTCCAAATACTACTACGGGTGATGAATATTTATGAAGTGTTGGAAAGTTTTTCTGTAGACGTTCCTTCGAATTAGTTTGGAGAAATTGTCTCAGTtataatttatacatacattttgAACGATAAACCGAAATCGTAattctgcacaaggcagagttgaAAGTGCATTTGGCAAAATTATGATTGCTCCCATCAGGTGCATCGTTCATAGGAGAACTGGCACTTAAAAGATGTTACATCCTGCACATAATTAAGTACGAGTAGCACTTGCTGTAAGTTATGTAAGATCAACTTtgtatatttgtgaaaaatattgtattaatatatttaatttatacattCATGTGCTTACAAATTTTCTATCATTTGTTTATatgtgaaatgtattttatcttGATGggcaagggttttttttttttaagttcataaaaagaacaaataaaataaaactaatgacacaaatacaatgtattgaCACTGTAAACCTTTTTGTTATTACTTTTATGATGTTTTTAGGTTATCagacatctaaataaaatatgtacgcGCCATGAATGGGAGGGGTTGAATATCACACGCAAAGAGCGTATGGGAGGGAGGGGGTTTATGACATACTCTATCAAAATGTACCAGTGTAACAGTGTAACCAGTCCCGGTTagggtaaaataaaaaataaaaatgaagtttgtttaaaaCGTTGAATAATTGTATTCCGGTGTAGACCTGCACATGAGAGGGAAGGATGGGTAGTTATGAATGGTTCCTgtttattatatgcaataataaGAATATGTTTAAAAGGTAGGCTACCATTTTAACCATACTAAGCCAATACTTTGAGGTACATTTTTGCAAAattggttccgttttcgccaacGAAAATGGTTCGTTTTTTGTAGTGGTTCCATTATAACCTGATCCCATTAGCTAAATTTCAGCCAACCGTTTGTGGCTTATGTTTGCTAGtctttgtttgggttttttactcaACACATGAAACCGAATGACTTTTTTCGAGAACAGTCAATATGATGGAAACTTTcaagtttatttgctgcaaaagtcacacACGACAAGGTTCAATgtatgtcactgtgtgtgtgtgtgtgtgcgtgtgtgtctgttagtccaaagggacgtagaaagtgtggtaaAGTGTGGCTCTTTCTATGTCCGAATACTGTTActtaccctatatatagctggtattcaaaacttgtggcaccatgtttcaaccgtttctcaaccgaaatagtgcaacaaatggacatacAAACCCAAAATGTAAAACttaccgtactcactaaatcctgaTTGAGTACCTGCATCACTATTAACACATACCTGTCAACTCTCACACATTTGGCGTGAGTCTCACGCATTTGTAACAAAAATCACGCTCTCGCACAACGTTGCTATAATCTcactttttctaaaaatattttataatcgtggtttatattttagagctgaatggaattatatgctgattatgcaggtctttgaaattgttatctattaataataatacagcatatGGAACGTACCCTCGGTTCAATACCAACACTCACTCACGGGTGCTACCGATGACCGATTTGTAAttgtatggtttaacattaaccgtattaattagtaaaacttgcacttgctcattttaaacaaaattataaaaaaaaattcagagatttccattttggacttaaacaaagaacaaaatacTTCGCCCTGGACCTGACCAAGAGCTTGCAGTCTCTGGACTCTGACTTCTAATTTTCTCATGCCTAAGAATTGCCACAGGTTGACAGCTCtgttaacaaaatatatcttccaacgacaacataaaaaaatgtgctcaccattttaaatttgataaatagagggaagcaactcacACTGCACtcaagtattgacttaatgtgtaCCCTGCACTGTGTGTCTGTtcctgtgtgtctgtgtacattatgtgtttgtgtgtgcctatatatcgtgtgtgtgtgtggtatgtgtgctagtgcaggcccgtacgcagggggggtgcgaggggtgcgtacgcaccccccATAGTTTGCCGAGGTCCATCCATgggtgtataaaaaaaaaaaaaatagtccgaCGATGTGACAAATTTACTTCTCAGAATGCAGGAAATGCATCTCCTGTATTCtagatttaaataaatttctggGGGACATGCACCCCACCATATAAATTACTGCGGACGGGCCTGTAGTGtggtactgtgtgtgtgtgtgtgtgtgtgtgtgtgtgtgtgtgtgtgtgtaaaacttCAAATAAATAGGTGAGatcatgttattttatattttttatttgtgacacccaatagccgatgtatatttttgtgctggggtgtcgttaaacattcattcattcattcattttattttttatttatgttttgggCCTATTGGCTATAGCTTAGGATTTTAATAACTGGACAATACTTTGTAGCAATACCTTCGTATCAACATCGGGTCCTTCTTTATATCCAATTTTTTCCTTAAATTGTCGAATAAAAGCTGGTTCCTCGTTCTGGACATACTGAACACCGTGCGCCTTTTTTCCTCGGCCTGACATTGTGTTTCAAAAACTACATATACTAATAAAACTACACGATGAaatggaaaataataaatactggaCTGTCCACATCTCGCAGTTACgcgtacatgtacatttaacgAGATCAACAAGATATCTACTGGTGAATGGTCTATTAACAAAACCGTAATTCCGTTGGACGCGTGGAAGGGAGGTAGATGCCTagatgggtggggtgggggtgtatggTGGGGGGTTGGGAAGGGGACACTGCCCACCAACACTGAAGCCGGAGGGCCAGAGTACGTGACCGTCCAGTTGAAAGGTGATCtaaattgttttgggttttttttagtccAGAATGTAATTACGACCTGAGGCTGAgttgatttaaataaatattcttaactgttttatatacatttacgtCGGAAGATGCCCAAGCACGGCGGAGCAGGAAGTGGGGCTCTAGCCCCTCcaataattttgaataaaaatattactggtaataaatcttaaggcagaaatgatgtagaatgcaggaaattgcatttcatgacaactagttttcaaaatttatgGGAGAGCTTTGCACCCTTGATCTcagtcgccccccccccccatgtcgaCTTGCTTCCGCCGAGCCTGATGCCGACAACTTTCAGAGGTGCCAGTTATTAAATGTGAggtcatatatattaaaacaatttagaatgtttataatcaactcctgtcatattaaaacaaaatctgcaaACATGGATATCAATTATTAGTTACATTCTTGTGAACTGTcggagtatatatatatatatatatatatatatatatatatatatatatatatatatatatatatatatatatatatatacatatacatatacatatacatatagacacacacacatattcattCAAATGTTAATTTTGATCGCCTTTCAACGGAGTGGGGCTTAGCTTCTCCAGCTTTAAAGTTATGGGGACCTATCCCAACCCCGCTTCCGGTGcttattattatgtgtgtatgaatgaatcttttatgtgcactttcccacagacaggacagcatatatcaGATTACAGACTACCAGGCCTTTGGTATATACCAAATCCGCTGcgctggttgggacaggaaaaagtAATTAGAGAATAGATCCGCCTAAGGCTAGCGCTTCGTCAAttgaactttttaaaattcaaattctttattgttttacgtttttacaacttatcagcattatacaaacataaacataacataaaataaatactgtacaggataatggtggagagtaatttatcctattaaatacataatatatacttttatatacatacatatacatacacgcacacatacatacatacatatatatatacatacatatatatacatacatacatatatacacatacatatatatacatacatacatacacacatgcacatacatacatacatggatgcatacacacgcgcgcgcgcgcacacacacacaaataaataaataattcatcaTATCATAGTTTTACTGACTAATATATTAGTTGGTTATATGTCAGTATTGAGTATATACCAGAGCTAAAATATACTTTGGGGCTACCCGGTACAGATTCTGTATTGTACAGCATTAAATAATGTATtccaataatttatttcttacattATTTGCTCGTACTAAATATGTTCCGAGGTTATTAAGTTCTTTAATATTACCAGTGCTTAGAAGTTGAATAAGTTTAAAAACGCTTGGATGTCTTTGGTAATAATGTTTCATAAATTAGGTTCTTATATTATTGAATCTAGGACATTGGAGATTAAAGAGATACTCGTCTTCTATATCATTTTTATCATAAAGTGTGCATATTCTTTCAGATCTTTCAATGTTTTTGTATCTACCCAATTCTATATTTAACCTATGCGCACACATTCTAATTTTAgctattttttttaagtgacaaacgtctaatgttgttgtttttttaaagataagtCTGTAAGTTAAATTCATTTAccaaatacagtcaaacctgtcttaagcggtcacacaagggagtagataaaagtggccgcttaagacaggtggccgctgagtacagattaccacatatatagtctttaaaatatttgttgttgtttcttgttttaccgtccgtattgctaatcaacggatgtgtgctttacagctgactataaatcaacttttgacatgtcgtctccttcagaaataatgcaaatggaatgtattaaattaactgttctcaacaagttttttttttttttccatttaattatttaattcctacttcatgcggtgtattgtcatagtaagtgaacctacaaatgtcaagcgtagcctggccagaggcaattagatgcattcctgAGTCAGACTTTCTTTATTGATACACAtaagagatgtcgggactgaacgagtaggcctactagtattcctgaggtatgaagatcggttatttgctgcaccttatcgctctTGTTATccctttttatataatagtaaaactttactgtggccgcttaatacatgtattttagcgatttgggatccgatttaggtggccgctggccgcgttagacacgtgaccgcttattacaggtgcatttacattatacatcatttgggagggaaaaagtggccgcttaaggcaggtgaccgctgattacaggtggccgctaggacaggttttactgtattgATATAAATTTGCTTTAAAGAGTCTTAGTTTTCTTATAATACACAATGGAAATCGTCCTAATTCATTATAAACAAAATCGTTAAATGTGCCTTTCCATAGccctaatattttttttacaaaattgtaaatgGATATTTACAACGTCTTGACCGGGGTGAAAACCCTACATTTCCGTTCCGTAACTAAAACCACTATTTACATAGGTCACTGGTGTCAAATACAGATAGCATTGTCtcaattaaaataattcttattACACACACTGAGTAATGAGAATAATGCTTTACGACCTTGCTGTGCTGCTCTTTCCTGTGTACGGTTAAATTAAccgttataaaaaaaaaaaaaatatgccaagATAATTAAATTCATTTACAATCTCTAATTGGTAACCattataaaaccattttttattatttcgaACTTTGCCaccatttctaaaaataacaacCTTAGTCTTATTTGTATTTTCTGTTAAATCGCATTTATAAGTATACTTTGATAATGAATCAAGCAATATTTGCAGTCCTTCTGGTGTTTCAGATAAAAGTACCATATCATCAGCATAAtcagcataaaaatatatttaacatttgtatttcaaCATAAGGACAATTATCCGATAGTAATTGCATCTCACAGTCATTGacatacatagaaaataatatgGGTGACAACACTTCTCCCTGAAATAAACCGTTactacatataaaaacaaaagtgagaGAACGCTATTATATTTGACATAACATTTTACATCGTTGTATAAAGACCGTATCATAGAAATCATTTTCTTCTCGACGCCCTGTTGGattaaattatatcacaaatttatgataatattttaaaataatattttattaattgtaagGATGTTTTAATGTCATGTCTACTCTTGTTTAATGCCATGTCTACTCGGGTCATTCCCGTACGCTTGGTCAGTTGGTTGTATAGTTCCTGTCTTTAATTATACAGGTATTACTCTATTTAGCTGTTTTGGAAAACTGTTCACGTCTATCTTAAATAATACGTAGATTGATAGATTTTGACCAAAGAAATAACGTGATTACTGATGCACAGTTTGGGTTCAGAAAACAGATGTCAACTATTAATGCTATTTTCATTCAACAGTACTTAATAGATATAACACTTAAGAATAGAAAacgtttttattgttgttttgtatatttaaaaagcttttgattttgTTAACAGGCTAAAtttgtgatataatttaatCCAACAGGGCGTCGAGAAGAAAATGATTTCTATGATACGGTCTTTATACAACGATGTAaaatattatgtcaaatataataGCGTTCtctcacttttgtttttatatgtagtAACGGTTTATTTCAGGGAGAAGTGTTGTCACCcatattattttctatgtatgtCAATGACTATGAGATGCAATTACTATTGGATAATTGTCCTTATGttgaaatacaaatgttaaatatatttttatgatgaTTATGCTGATGATATGGTACTTTTATCTGAAACACCAGAAGGACTGCAAATATTGCTTGATTCATTATCAAATTTTATTCTTGTTTAATCCGTGTATTGCATCAGAATGTTCCTTTTTTGATGCGTTAAATGAAGAGTCAGTAgcatatatattgatataattcGATAGAAAATCATTTACTTAATGGCTGGTGTTAGGTTCATTAGAAGCAAgattacaaaaattatttttaaaagtcttcGTTACTTAACTCCGATCTGATATTGTTTTCGTTTCTTCGAGTGTTTGTAGAAATGCTTTGggttatatttatgtaaataattcaACATGTTACCCTGTTGGTTCTTATATTGtcttttca comes from the Gigantopelta aegis isolate Gae_Host chromosome 14, Gae_host_genome, whole genome shotgun sequence genome and includes:
- the LOC121388912 gene encoding uncharacterized protein KIAA1143 homolog, with amino-acid sequence MSGRGKKAHGVQYVQNEEPAFIRQFKEKIGYKEGPDVDTKRQRLESDEEGEDQDSHDDEKPVVVVLKEGDLTAEEVDKLEELEETKKTQADSTKPKDGKILFTKPTKRDGDAEKTSELSVSSAKKAKKEEKKDKKSLVKEVRNSNLLSFDDEDEDDT